In Bacillus sp. SB49, a single window of DNA contains:
- the rpoB gene encoding DNA-directed RNA polymerase subunit beta: MTGQLVQYGRHRQRRSYARISEVLELPNLIEIQTASYEWFMEEGLKEMFQDISPIEDFTGNLSLEFVDYSLGEPKYPVDESKDRDVTYNAPLRVKVRLLNNETGEVKEQEVFMGDFPLMTDTGTFVINGAERVIVSQLVRSPSVYFNKKIDKNGKRGYTATVIPNRGAWLEFETDAKDVVHVRIDRTRKLPITVLLRALGFGTDQEIIDLIGDNEYLKNTLEKDNTETTEKALLEIYERLRPGEPPTVENAKSLLVSRFFDPKRYDLARVGRYKMNKKLHIKDRLFNQTLAETLVDEETGEVIAEKGDKIDRRLLNKLIPLFDDAEGTLSEETLEPVDGVLEDPIQVQSVKIVDPTDPEGERSINVIGNANIDRDVKNITPADILSSISYFFNLLHDVGGTDDIDHLGNRRLRSVGELLQNQFRIGLSRMERVVRERMSIQDTSSITPQQLINIRPVIASIKEFFGSSQLSQFMDQTNPLAELTHKRRLSALGPGGLTRERAGFEVRDVHYSHYGRMCPIETPEGPNIGLINSLSSYAKVNEFGFIETPYRRVDPDTNKVTDQIDYLTADEEDNYVVAQANAKLGDDGSFMDEEVISRFRGENTVVSRDRIDYMDVSPKQVVSAATACIPFLENDDSNRSLMGANMQRQAVPLLKPDAPLVGTGMEYVSGKDSGAAVICRHEGIVERVEAKEVRVRRISEVDGKEVEGDVDRYRLQKFIRSNQGSCYNQRPIVAKGDRVTKGEILADGPSMDMGELALGQNPLVAFMTWDGYNYEDAIIMSERLVKDDVYTSIHIEEYESEARDTKLGPEEITRDIPNVGEDALKDLDDRGIIRVGAEVSDGDLLVGKVTPKGVTELSAEERLLHAIFGEKAREVRDTSLRVPHGAGGIVLDVKIFNREDGDELPPGVNQLIRVYIVQKRKISEGDKMAGRHGNKGVISKILPEEDMPFLPDGTPVDIMLNPLGVPSRMNIGQVLELHLGMAARLMGQRVATPVFDGAREEDVWETLQEAGMARDAKTILYDGRTGEPFDNRVSVGVMYMIKLAHMVDDKLHARSTGPYSLVTQQPLGGKAQFGGQRFGEMEVWALEAYGAAYTLQEILTVKSDDVVGRVKTYEAIVKGDNVPEPGVPESFKVLIKELQSLGMDVKILNGDEQEIEMRDIEEEETKQSENLNLDD; this comes from the coding sequence TTGACAGGTCAACTAGTTCAGTATGGACGACACCGCCAGCGCAGAAGTTATGCACGTATTAGTGAAGTATTGGAATTGCCTAACTTGATTGAGATTCAAACGGCTTCCTATGAGTGGTTCATGGAAGAAGGTTTGAAAGAGATGTTCCAGGACATTTCGCCAATTGAAGATTTCACCGGTAATCTTTCACTTGAATTCGTAGACTACAGCCTTGGCGAACCAAAGTATCCAGTCGATGAGTCAAAGGATCGCGACGTAACATATAACGCACCGCTTCGTGTGAAAGTACGTCTTCTAAATAATGAGACGGGTGAAGTGAAAGAGCAGGAAGTATTCATGGGTGATTTCCCATTGATGACAGACACAGGTACCTTTGTAATCAACGGTGCGGAACGTGTCATCGTATCCCAGCTTGTTCGTTCTCCGAGTGTATATTTCAATAAGAAGATTGATAAGAACGGTAAGCGTGGTTATACCGCTACGGTCATTCCTAACCGTGGAGCATGGTTAGAGTTTGAAACAGATGCCAAAGACGTCGTACACGTCCGCATCGACCGTACGCGTAAGCTTCCTATCACAGTGCTCCTTCGTGCTCTAGGATTCGGTACCGATCAAGAGATCATCGATTTGATCGGAGATAATGAGTACCTGAAGAACACGCTTGAAAAAGACAATACGGAAACGACAGAGAAAGCTTTGCTTGAGATATACGAGCGTCTACGTCCCGGCGAGCCGCCGACCGTAGAAAATGCTAAAAGTCTCCTTGTCTCTCGTTTCTTTGATCCGAAACGCTATGATTTAGCTAGAGTCGGAAGATATAAAATGAACAAGAAGCTTCATATAAAGGATCGTTTGTTTAACCAAACCCTTGCTGAAACATTAGTGGATGAGGAAACAGGGGAAGTTATTGCGGAGAAGGGTGACAAGATTGACCGCCGTCTTCTTAACAAACTGATTCCATTGTTTGATGATGCAGAAGGTACATTGAGCGAGGAAACTCTTGAGCCTGTAGACGGCGTTCTTGAGGACCCGATTCAAGTCCAATCTGTAAAAATTGTAGACCCGACGGATCCGGAAGGGGAACGTTCTATCAACGTTATCGGTAATGCGAACATCGACCGCGACGTTAAGAACATCACTCCGGCTGACATCTTGTCTTCTATCAGTTATTTCTTTAACCTGCTTCATGATGTTGGTGGCACGGACGATATTGACCACCTTGGTAACCGTCGTCTGCGTTCTGTAGGAGAACTTCTTCAGAACCAGTTCCGAATCGGGCTTTCCCGTATGGAGCGTGTGGTACGTGAGCGTATGTCCATTCAGGATACATCATCCATCACACCACAACAGCTGATCAATATCCGTCCGGTTATTGCATCCATTAAAGAGTTCTTCGGAAGCTCCCAACTATCCCAGTTTATGGACCAAACCAACCCGTTAGCAGAATTGACTCACAAACGTCGTCTATCTGCGCTTGGACCGGGTGGTTTAACACGTGAACGTGCAGGATTCGAAGTTCGTGACGTACACTACTCCCACTATGGCCGTATGTGTCCGATCGAAACTCCCGAGGGACCGAACATCGGTTTGATCAACTCCTTGTCTTCCTATGCGAAGGTAAACGAATTCGGCTTTATTGAAACACCATATCGCCGTGTGGATCCGGATACGAACAAAGTAACCGACCAAATTGATTACCTTACTGCTGATGAAGAAGATAACTACGTCGTAGCACAAGCTAACGCGAAGCTTGGTGATGACGGAAGTTTCATGGACGAAGAAGTTATTTCCCGTTTCCGTGGGGAGAACACGGTCGTAAGCCGTGATCGTATTGATTACATGGATGTATCACCTAAGCAGGTTGTATCTGCAGCGACGGCTTGTATTCCTTTCTTGGAAAACGATGACTCCAACCGTTCCTTGATGGGTGCGAACATGCAACGTCAAGCAGTACCATTGCTTAAACCGGATGCACCTTTAGTCGGAACAGGTATGGAATATGTATCCGGTAAAGACTCCGGTGCCGCTGTCATCTGTAGACACGAAGGAATTGTTGAGCGTGTCGAAGCGAAAGAAGTTCGCGTACGCCGCATTTCTGAAGTGGACGGCAAAGAAGTAGAAGGCGACGTGGATCGTTACCGTCTGCAGAAGTTCATCCGTTCCAACCAAGGAAGCTGTTACAACCAGCGTCCGATTGTCGCTAAAGGTGACCGTGTTACAAAAGGAGAAATCCTTGCTGATGGTCCTTCCATGGATATGGGTGAGCTGGCGCTTGGACAGAACCCGCTGGTTGCATTCATGACATGGGATGGTTACAACTATGAGGATGCCATCATCATGAGTGAGCGACTTGTTAAAGATGACGTCTATACGTCGATCCATATTGAAGAATATGAATCGGAAGCTCGTGATACGAAACTTGGACCGGAAGAAATCACTCGTGATATTCCGAACGTCGGGGAAGATGCACTTAAAGATCTTGATGATCGCGGCATCATTCGTGTCGGAGCAGAAGTAAGTGACGGAGATCTTCTTGTTGGTAAAGTTACGCCTAAAGGTGTAACGGAATTGTCGGCAGAAGAACGTTTGCTTCACGCAATCTTCGGAGAGAAAGCCCGTGAAGTCCGGGATACATCCTTGCGTGTACCGCACGGAGCCGGCGGAATCGTTCTTGATGTTAAGATCTTCAATCGCGAAGATGGAGACGAGCTGCCACCAGGGGTCAACCAGTTGATTCGTGTTTATATCGTTCAGAAACGTAAGATTTCTGAAGGGGATAAAATGGCCGGCCGTCACGGTAACAAAGGTGTTATTTCCAAGATTCTTCCAGAAGAAGACATGCCTTTCCTACCGGATGGTACTCCTGTAGACATCATGTTGAACCCGCTTGGTGTACCGTCACGTATGAACATCGGACAAGTGTTGGAACTTCACTTAGGTATGGCGGCCCGTTTGATGGGTCAGAGAGTGGCAACACCAGTATTCGATGGTGCTCGTGAGGAAGACGTTTGGGAAACATTGCAGGAAGCTGGCATGGCACGTGATGCGAAAACGATCCTTTACGACGGACGTACAGGTGAGCCTTTCGATAACCGTGTTTCTGTCGGTGTCATGTACATGATCAAACTGGCGCACATGGTCGACGACAAGCTTCACGCTCGTTCTACCGGACCTTATTCACTTGTTACGCAGCAGCCGCTTGGTGGTAAAGCACAATTCGGTGGACAGCGTTTCGGTGAGATGGAGGTTTGGGCACTGGAAGCATACGGTGCCGCATATACACTTCAAGAAATCTTGACGGTCAAATCCGATGACGTCGTTGGACGTGTGAAAACATACGAAGCTATCGTCAAAGGTGACAATGTTCCAGAACCAGGCGTACCTGAGTCCTTCAAAGTTCTTATTAAAGAGCTTCAAAGTCTCGGTATGGACGTGAAGATTCTAAATGGTGATGAGCAGGAAATCGAAATGCGCGATATTGAAGAAGAAGAAACCAAACAATCCGAGAATTTGAACTTAGACGATTAA
- the rpoC gene encoding DNA-directed RNA polymerase subunit beta': MLDVNNFEYMKIGLASPDKIRSWSYGEVKKPETINYRTLKPEKDGLFCERIFGPQKDWECHCGKYKRVRYKGVVCDRCGVEVTKAKVRRERMGHLELAAPVSHIWYFKGIPSRMGLVLDMSPRALEEVIYFAAYIVTEPGETSLERKQLLSEKEYRTYREKFGQGFQAAMGAEAIRKLLYDIDLDGEVEVLKEELKTAQGQRRTRAIKRLEVLESFRHSGNDPSWMILDVLPVIPPELRPMVQLDGGRFATSDLNDLYRRVINRNNRLKRLLDLGAPTIIVQNEKRMLQEAVDALIDNGRRGRPVTGPGNRPLKSLSHMLKGKQGRFRQNLLGKRVDYSGRSVIVVGPSLKMYQCGLPKEMALELFKPFVMKELVSRGLAHNIKSAKRKIERVHHEVWDVLEDVIKEHPVLLNRAPTLHRLGIQAFEPTLVEGRAIRLHPLVCTAYNADFDGDQMAVHVPLSSEAQAEARILMLAAQNILNPKDGKPVVTPSQDMVLGNYYLSLEREGAIGEGMVVKDLNEALMAYQNGYAHLHTRVAVQASSLNNETFTEKQNGQLLLTSVGKLIFNEMLPASFPYMNEPTKENLEIKTPDHYFVDKGTNIREEIAKREEVAPFKKGILGDIIAEVFKRFSISETSKMLDRMKDLGFAYSTKAGITVGVSDVVVLPEKQEILDEAQEKVDKVLKQFRRGLITEEERYDRVIDIWSAAKDDIQGRLMQSLDPRNPIFMMSDSGARGNASNFTQLAGMRGLMANPAGRIIELPIKSSFREGLTVLEYFISTHGARKGLADTALKTADSGYLTRRLVDVAQDVIVREDDCGTDRGLPVTALKEGTEIIEPLIDRLIGRTSFQKVKHPETGAVLVGRNEVISEDAARQIVEAGVERVVIRTAFTCNTKHGVCKKCYGRNLATGDEVEVGEAVGIIAAQSIGEPGTQLTMRTFHTGGVAGDDITQGLPRIQEIVEARNPKGQAVITEIDGTVHEVNEVKEKQEIVIQGSVESRSYTAPYGARMRVAVGDEVKSGEALTEGSIDPKELLTVKGLDGVQEYLLKEVQKVYRMQGVEISDKHVEVMVRQMLRKVRVLDSGDTDVLPGSLLEIHQFKEANQKVLLEGGQPAVGRPVILGITKASLETDSFLSAASFQETTRVLTDAAIKGKRDELLGLKENVIIGKLVPAGTGMTRYRKIQAQSEAQKQGASEPTEEVTHS; this comes from the coding sequence TTGCTAGATGTAAACAACTTTGAGTATATGAAAATCGGCCTCGCTTCACCGGATAAGATTCGTTCTTGGTCTTATGGAGAAGTGAAGAAGCCGGAAACCATCAACTATCGTACGTTGAAACCCGAGAAAGACGGTCTTTTCTGTGAGCGTATCTTCGGCCCACAAAAAGACTGGGAATGTCACTGTGGGAAATACAAGCGCGTCCGCTATAAAGGCGTCGTTTGTGACCGCTGTGGAGTAGAAGTAACGAAAGCAAAAGTACGTCGTGAGCGTATGGGGCACTTGGAATTAGCTGCCCCTGTCTCTCACATCTGGTACTTCAAAGGAATCCCTAGCCGGATGGGTCTTGTCCTGGACATGTCCCCAAGAGCGCTGGAAGAAGTTATTTACTTCGCAGCCTATATCGTTACAGAACCGGGCGAAACATCTCTTGAGAGAAAGCAGCTGCTTTCTGAGAAAGAGTATCGTACGTACCGTGAGAAGTTCGGTCAAGGTTTCCAGGCCGCTATGGGTGCAGAAGCCATCCGTAAATTACTTTATGATATAGATCTTGACGGTGAAGTTGAAGTGTTGAAAGAAGAGCTCAAAACAGCTCAGGGACAACGCCGCACACGTGCGATCAAGCGCCTTGAAGTGCTTGAGTCTTTCCGTCACTCAGGAAACGATCCATCTTGGATGATCCTTGACGTGCTTCCGGTCATTCCACCGGAACTTCGTCCGATGGTTCAACTGGATGGTGGTCGTTTCGCGACATCTGATTTGAACGACCTTTATCGTCGTGTTATCAACCGTAACAACCGTTTGAAACGTCTGCTTGACCTTGGAGCACCTACGATTATCGTTCAAAACGAGAAACGTATGCTTCAAGAAGCTGTCGATGCTTTGATTGATAACGGCCGTCGCGGCCGTCCGGTAACAGGACCGGGTAACCGTCCGCTTAAATCCCTTTCTCACATGCTGAAAGGTAAGCAGGGTCGTTTCCGTCAAAACCTTCTTGGTAAACGTGTTGACTACTCTGGTCGTTCTGTAATCGTCGTAGGTCCATCTTTGAAAATGTATCAATGTGGACTTCCGAAAGAAATGGCGCTTGAGCTGTTCAAGCCATTCGTAATGAAAGAATTGGTGTCCCGCGGATTAGCACATAACATCAAATCTGCGAAACGTAAGATCGAACGCGTTCACCATGAAGTATGGGACGTCCTCGAAGACGTCATCAAAGAGCACCCGGTTCTGCTTAACCGTGCACCAACGTTGCACCGCCTCGGAATCCAGGCCTTTGAACCAACGCTTGTAGAAGGACGCGCAATCCGTCTTCACCCGCTCGTATGTACAGCATATAATGCCGACTTCGATGGTGACCAAATGGCGGTTCACGTACCATTGTCTTCTGAAGCACAGGCGGAAGCACGTATCTTGATGCTTGCTGCACAGAACATCCTTAACCCTAAGGATGGAAAACCGGTTGTAACTCCTTCACAGGATATGGTACTTGGTAACTACTATCTATCTCTTGAGCGTGAAGGCGCAATTGGAGAAGGTATGGTAGTGAAAGACTTGAACGAAGCGTTGATGGCTTACCAGAATGGATATGCTCATCTGCACACACGTGTAGCCGTTCAAGCGAGCTCCTTGAACAATGAAACATTTACAGAAAAACAAAACGGTCAGCTTCTTCTTACTTCCGTTGGTAAATTGATTTTCAACGAAATGCTTCCGGCTTCGTTCCCATACATGAACGAGCCTACGAAAGAGAACTTGGAAATCAAGACACCAGATCACTACTTCGTGGATAAAGGAACGAATATCCGTGAAGAGATCGCTAAGCGTGAAGAAGTAGCGCCGTTCAAGAAAGGCATCCTTGGAGATATCATCGCAGAAGTATTCAAACGCTTCTCCATCAGTGAAACGTCCAAGATGCTTGATAGAATGAAGGATCTCGGTTTCGCTTATTCTACGAAAGCGGGTATCACTGTCGGTGTATCCGACGTCGTCGTACTTCCTGAGAAACAAGAAATTCTTGATGAAGCTCAGGAGAAAGTCGACAAAGTCTTGAAACAGTTCCGTCGTGGTCTAATTACGGAAGAGGAACGCTATGATCGTGTCATCGACATATGGTCAGCAGCGAAAGATGATATTCAGGGCCGCTTGATGCAGTCACTGGATCCGCGTAACCCGATCTTCATGATGAGTGATTCCGGAGCACGTGGTAACGCATCTAACTTTACGCAGCTTGCGGGTATGCGTGGTCTTATGGCCAACCCGGCTGGTCGTATCATTGAACTTCCAATCAAGTCCAGCTTCCGCGAAGGTCTGACTGTACTTGAATACTTCATCTCTACTCACGGTGCACGTAAAGGTCTTGCCGATACAGCCCTTAAGACTGCCGATTCAGGTTACCTGACTCGTCGTCTTGTTGATGTAGCGCAGGACGTCATCGTTCGTGAAGATGACTGTGGTACAGACAGAGGTCTTCCTGTTACAGCTCTTAAAGAGGGTACAGAAATTATTGAACCCCTCATCGACCGTTTGATCGGACGTACTTCCTTCCAGAAAGTGAAGCACCCGGAAACAGGCGCTGTCCTTGTGGGTCGTAATGAAGTAATCTCTGAAGATGCTGCTCGTCAAATTGTCGAAGCAGGCGTTGAAAGAGTGGTTATCCGTACAGCGTTCACGTGTAACACGAAACACGGAGTGTGTAAGAAGTGTTACGGACGTAACCTGGCAACAGGGGATGAAGTCGAAGTGGGTGAAGCAGTTGGAATCATCGCAGCGCAGTCCATTGGTGAACCAGGTACTCAGCTTACAATGCGTACCTTCCACACAGGTGGGGTAGCCGGAGATGATATTACGCAGGGTCTTCCACGTATCCAGGAGATCGTTGAAGCGCGTAACCCTAAAGGTCAAGCTGTCATCACGGAAATCGACGGAACCGTCCACGAAGTGAATGAAGTGAAAGAGAAGCAGGAAATCGTCATCCAAGGTTCTGTTGAATCACGGTCTTACACAGCACCATACGGCGCTCGTATGAGAGTTGCTGTCGGTGATGAAGTGAAGTCCGGGGAGGCACTTACAGAAGGTTCCATCGATCCGAAAGAGCTTCTTACAGTCAAAGGGCTTGACGGTGTACAGGAATACCTTCTTAAGGAAGTACAGAAAGTTTACCGTATGCAAGGGGTAGAAATTTCTGATAAGCACGTGGAAGTAATGGTACGCCAGATGCTTCGTAAAGTGCGTGTTCTTGATTCTGGAGATACAGATGTATTGCCGGGATCCCTTCTTGAGATACACCAGTTCAAAGAAGCCAACCAAAAAGTGCTTCTCGAAGGCGGACAGCCGGCTGTTGGTCGTCCGGTCATCCTTGGTATTACAAAAGCATCCCTTGAAACAGACAGCTTCTTGTCTGCCGCATCCTTCCAGGAGACAACTCGTGTCTTGACTGATGCAGCAATCAAAGGTAAGCGTGATGAGCTTCTTGGACTGAAGGAGAACGTAATCATCGGTAAACTTGTCCCGGCAGGTACGGGTATGACAAGATACCGTAAGATTCAAGCTCAATCCGAGGCTCAGAAGCAGGGTGCTTCCGAACCAACAGAAGAAGTAACACACTCTTAA
- a CDS encoding 50S ribosomal protein L7ae-like protein, whose protein sequence is MSYDKVAQAKSDIIIGTKQTLKAMKNGEVDEVITAEDADQSMTLKVAKLANQLNIPHTTVPSMKELGDACGIDVGAATVAIKQ, encoded by the coding sequence ATGTCTTATGATAAAGTAGCACAGGCTAAATCCGATATAATCATTGGAACCAAACAGACACTGAAAGCCATGAAAAATGGTGAAGTGGATGAAGTCATAACGGCTGAAGATGCAGATCAGTCGATGACCTTAAAAGTAGCTAAACTGGCCAACCAACTGAACATTCCCCATACGACGGTTCCGTCTATGAAGGAGCTAGGGGATGCGTGCGGTATTGATGTTGGCGCGGCTACAGTGGCGATAAAGCAATAA
- the rpsL gene encoding 30S ribosomal protein S12: MPTINQLVRKGRVSKTKKSGSPALNKGYNSYKKRMTDLSSPQKRGVCTRVGTMTPKKPNSALRKYARVRLTNQLEVNAYIPGIGHNLQEHSVVLIRGGKVKDLPGVRYHIVRGALDTASVDGRMQGRSKYGTKKPKAKK, encoded by the coding sequence ATGCCAACAATTAACCAATTGGTGCGTAAAGGACGCGTGAGCAAAACGAAGAAGTCTGGTTCACCTGCTTTGAACAAAGGCTACAACAGCTATAAAAAGCGTATGACAGATCTTTCTTCTCCACAAAAACGTGGTGTTTGTACACGTGTTGGTACTATGACACCTAAGAAGCCGAACTCCGCCCTACGTAAGTATGCGCGTGTTCGTCTAACTAACCAACTAGAGGTTAACGCGTACATCCCTGGTATCGGCCACAACCTTCAAGAGCACAGTGTTGTTCTTATCCGTGGCGGTAAAGTTAAAGACTTACCAGGTGTGCGTTATCACATCGTACGTGGTGCTCTTGACACTGCAAGCGTTGATGGACGTATGCAAGGCCGTTCTAAATACGGTACGAAGAAACCTAAAGCTAAAAAATAA
- the rpsG gene encoding 30S ribosomal protein S7 — protein sequence MPRKGPVAKRDVLPDPMYNSKLVTRLINQIMVDGQRGKAQKILYKAFELVQERSGNDAMETFDQAMKNVMPVLEVRARRVGGSNYQVPVEVRPERRQALGLRFIVNYARLRGEKTMEERLANEILDAANNTGASVKRREEMHKMAEANKAFAHYRW from the coding sequence ATGCCACGTAAAGGTCCTGTAGCTAAGCGTGATGTGTTGCCTGATCCGATGTACAACTCTAAGCTTGTAACTCGCTTGATCAACCAAATCATGGTCGATGGGCAGCGCGGAAAAGCTCAAAAAATCCTTTATAAAGCGTTCGAACTTGTTCAAGAACGTAGCGGTAACGATGCTATGGAAACATTTGATCAAGCTATGAAGAACGTCATGCCTGTATTGGAGGTACGCGCTCGTCGTGTAGGTGGATCCAACTATCAGGTTCCTGTTGAAGTTCGTCCAGAACGTCGTCAGGCTCTAGGTTTGCGCTTCATTGTTAACTATGCGCGTCTTCGCGGAGAGAAAACAATGGAAGAGCGTCTAGCTAACGAAATTCTAGATGCAGCAAACAACACTGGTGCTTCTGTGAAGCGTCGTGAAGAGATGCACAAAATGGCAGAAGCGAACAAAGCTTTCGCTCACTACCGTTGGTAA
- the fusA gene encoding elongation factor G, with protein MAREFSLEKTRNIGIMAHIDAGKTTATERILFYTGRIHKIGETHEGASQMDWMEQEQERGITITSAATTAQWKGHRINIIDTPGHVDFTVEVERSLRVLDGSVAVLDAQSGVEPQTETVWRQATTYGVPRIVFINKMDKIGADFIYSLGTLKDRLGANAAAVQLPIGAEDDFEGIIDLTTMEAYFYMDDLGTRAEAREIPDEYKDQAEEYRGKLVEAVAELDEDLMMQYLEGEEITNDQLKEAIRKATLSVEFYPVFCGSAFKNKGVQLLIDGVIDYLPSPLDVPPIEGHVPQTEEEVVRKADDKEPFSALAFKVATDPYVGKLTFFRVYSGTLNSGSYVQNSTKGKRERVGRILQMHANSREEISTVYAGDIAGAVGLKDTGTGDTLCDEKNLVILESMEFPEPVISVAIEPKSKADQDKMSIALGKLAEEDPTFQTETNVETGQTIIAGMGELHLDIIVDRLKREFKVEANIGAPQVAYRETFRGSAQVEGKFVRQSGGRGQFGHVWVEFEPNEEGAGFEFVNKIVGGVVPREYIPSVEQGIKESMENGVLAGYPMVDIKATLYDGSYHDVDSNEMAFKVAASMALKEAKNKCKPVLLEPMMKVEVVIPEEYMGDIMGDVTSRRGRVDGMETRGNAQVVKAYVPLSEMFGYATALRSNTQGRGTYTMHFDHYEEVPKSISEEIIKKNAGQ; from the coding sequence ATGGCTAGAGAGTTCTCCTTGGAAAAGACTCGTAATATCGGGATCATGGCTCACATCGACGCTGGTAAAACAACGGCGACAGAGCGTATTCTTTTCTACACAGGACGTATCCACAAAATTGGTGAAACTCACGAAGGAGCTTCCCAAATGGACTGGATGGAGCAGGAACAGGAGCGCGGAATTACAATTACTTCCGCTGCGACAACTGCTCAGTGGAAAGGCCACCGTATCAACATCATTGACACTCCTGGACACGTAGACTTCACTGTTGAAGTTGAACGTTCTCTTCGTGTACTAGATGGCTCCGTAGCCGTTCTTGATGCACAGTCTGGTGTTGAGCCTCAAACAGAAACTGTTTGGCGTCAGGCTACAACTTACGGTGTTCCACGTATCGTATTCATCAACAAGATGGATAAAATCGGCGCTGACTTCATCTACTCCCTTGGCACGTTGAAAGACCGTCTGGGAGCTAATGCAGCTGCTGTTCAACTTCCTATTGGTGCGGAAGATGACTTCGAAGGAATCATTGACCTTACAACCATGGAAGCATATTTCTACATGGACGATTTGGGAACTCGTGCAGAAGCGCGTGAAATTCCTGATGAGTACAAAGATCAAGCCGAAGAGTACCGCGGCAAGCTTGTAGAAGCTGTTGCAGAACTTGATGAAGACTTGATGATGCAATACCTTGAGGGAGAAGAAATCACGAACGATCAGCTGAAAGAAGCAATTCGTAAAGCGACTCTAAGTGTTGAATTCTACCCTGTGTTCTGTGGTTCTGCCTTCAAGAACAAAGGTGTTCAGCTGTTGATCGACGGTGTCATCGACTACCTTCCATCTCCACTGGATGTTCCTCCAATCGAAGGACACGTTCCACAAACAGAAGAAGAAGTTGTCCGTAAGGCTGACGACAAAGAGCCTTTCTCTGCATTGGCTTTCAAAGTCGCAACAGACCCTTACGTTGGTAAACTTACATTCTTCCGCGTGTACTCTGGTACACTTAACTCTGGATCATACGTTCAGAACTCTACGAAAGGTAAGCGTGAGCGTGTAGGTCGTATCCTACAGATGCACGCCAACTCTCGTGAAGAGATCTCTACTGTATATGCAGGAGATATCGCTGGTGCGGTAGGACTTAAAGATACTGGTACAGGTGACACTCTTTGTGACGAGAAGAACCTAGTTATTCTTGAATCAATGGAATTCCCTGAGCCTGTAATCTCTGTAGCTATCGAACCTAAATCCAAAGCAGACCAAGATAAAATGTCCATTGCCCTTGGTAAACTTGCTGAAGAAGATCCAACGTTCCAAACAGAGACTAACGTGGAAACAGGACAAACAATCATCGCTGGTATGGGTGAGCTTCACCTAGATATCATCGTTGACCGTCTGAAGCGTGAGTTCAAAGTTGAAGCGAACATTGGTGCTCCACAAGTTGCTTACCGCGAAACATTCCGCGGAAGTGCGCAAGTTGAAGGTAAGTTCGTACGTCAATCCGGTGGTCGTGGACAATTCGGTCACGTATGGGTTGAATTCGAGCCTAACGAAGAAGGCGCTGGATTTGAATTCGTCAACAAGATCGTTGGTGGTGTTGTACCACGTGAATACATTCCATCTGTAGAACAAGGTATTAAAGAGTCTATGGAAAATGGTGTATTGGCTGGTTACCCTATGGTAGACATCAAAGCGACTCTTTATGATGGTTCTTATCACGATGTCGACTCCAACGAAATGGCCTTTAAAGTTGCCGCTTCCATGGCACTTAAAGAAGCTAAAAACAAGTGTAAGCCTGTTCTACTTGAACCGATGATGAAAGTAGAAGTTGTTATTCCTGAGGAATACATGGGCGATATCATGGGTGACGTAACATCCCGTCGTGGACGTGTTGATGGTATGGAAACTCGTGGTAATGCACAAGTGGTTAAAGCGTATGTTCCACTATCTGAAATGTTCGGTTACGCTACAGCATTGCGTTCCAACACTCAAGGTCGCGGTACGTACACTATGCACTTCGACCACTACGAAGAAGTTCCTAAGAGCATCTCTGAGGAAATCATCAAGAAAAATGCTGGTCAATAA